A window of bacterium contains these coding sequences:
- a CDS encoding dual specificity protein phosphatase family protein: MTGYKKASRSSGIVAFLLLALSVAAPAEDIKNLSTIKNFGRIADHYYRGAQPEGQDYVDLAALGIRTVINLTSDDAEADEKSLVENAGMNYYQIPMTTHQPPTTTQLTEFLRLVNDPASQPVYVHCVGGRHRTGLMTAVYRMTQGWDADQAYKEMKQYDFGPSFLHPEFKSFVFEYYNGLTQTKTAPAQAVVSTKAGN, translated from the coding sequence GTGACCGGTTACAAAAAAGCTTCCCGTTCTTCTGGAATCGTCGCTTTTCTCCTGCTGGCGCTTTCTGTTGCGGCTCCAGCGGAGGACATCAAGAATCTATCCACTATTAAGAATTTCGGACGCATTGCTGATCACTATTATCGCGGTGCTCAGCCCGAGGGTCAGGACTATGTGGATCTCGCAGCGCTAGGTATCCGTACGGTAATCAATCTAACGAGCGATGATGCCGAAGCCGATGAAAAATCCTTGGTGGAAAACGCAGGGATGAATTATTACCAGATCCCGATGACCACACATCAGCCACCCACCACAACCCAACTTACCGAATTCCTCAGACTCGTTAATGATCCTGCGAGTCAACCCGTTTACGTTCATTGCGTTGGAGGCCGGCATCGCACCGGCCTGATGACTGCCGTGTATCGAATGACGCAAGGGTGGGATGCTGATCAGGCATATAAGGAAATGAAACAATATGACTTTGGGCCCAGCTTCCTGCATCCTGAATTCAAGAGTTTCGTTTTCGAGTATTACAACGGATTGACGCAGACAAAGACTGCACCGGCGCAAGCTGTTGTCAGCACGAAAGCTGGCAACTAA